A single Calditerrivibrio sp. DNA region contains:
- a CDS encoding FAD-dependent oxidoreductase yields the protein MKRLYPIYINKLSPCYSKDHLGNNGCPAKNDIPRFLYLVSLKRFEEAFYILKETNPFSAGCGRFCDHPCEKACNRAKFDYPVDIKSLERFVADWGYSKGLKPKNIKSPNGKQVAIIGSGPAGLSCGYFLAKEGYRIDIFERHAVAGGMLSEGIPAYRYPKNIFQKELDYIKETGVNIYLNRNIDRNSFLNLSEEYDAVIVATGAQKPGIMNIPGETLDGVINGIEFLREVNTGDIGTLGVMKGESIGVIGGGYTAFDVARSGVRLGLKSTIVYRRTVSEMTAHPGEVKECEEEGIKFEFLMQPIKIEKENNKLKLICQVMKLGPVDETGRSRPIPIKGKTKDFYFDKIILAVGDKPDLEFVGDRFVNEFPKLSCHDIPERDRNKIFISGDAAMGSSELVGMVVRAVGSAQRTVLAVREFLGEDVKHLHEKNIAFYNDLNTKYFQKRFRYVEEKLSAKERVKGFDEIISTMDEDTAVYFASRCFYCGICVQCDWCYFYSDGSIVKLSKQWDKAVDVYFYKFDVKKLSGSTFKSVEACPRSALSVVSEDSNLKDLIGIQYEKFDKESL from the coding sequence TTGAAAAGATTATATCCAATCTATATCAATAAATTAAGTCCCTGCTATTCAAAAGACCATTTGGGTAACAACGGATGTCCTGCTAAAAACGATATTCCACGATTTCTTTATCTTGTTTCCTTGAAAAGATTTGAGGAGGCTTTTTATATATTAAAGGAGACAAACCCTTTTTCAGCTGGTTGTGGTCGATTTTGTGACCATCCTTGTGAGAAGGCATGTAATAGGGCTAAATTTGACTATCCAGTGGATATAAAATCTCTTGAAAGGTTTGTTGCTGATTGGGGGTATTCAAAAGGGCTAAAACCTAAAAATATTAAAAGCCCGAACGGTAAACAGGTTGCAATCATAGGATCAGGACCTGCTGGACTTAGCTGTGGGTACTTCTTAGCTAAGGAGGGTTACAGAATAGACATATTTGAAAGACATGCAGTAGCTGGTGGAATGCTTTCTGAAGGGATACCTGCTTATAGATATCCTAAAAATATTTTCCAAAAAGAACTGGATTATATTAAAGAAACAGGTGTGAATATATATCTGAACAGAAACATCGATAGAAATAGTTTTTTAAATCTCTCCGAAGAGTATGATGCAGTTATAGTGGCAACTGGTGCACAAAAACCGGGAATTATGAATATACCAGGAGAAACCTTAGATGGGGTGATAAATGGTATTGAATTTTTAAGGGAGGTAAACACAGGTGATATTGGGACCTTGGGGGTGATGAAGGGTGAAAGTATTGGGGTTATTGGGGGAGGATATACAGCTTTTGATGTGGCAAGATCTGGAGTAAGGTTAGGTTTAAAAAGTACAATAGTATACCGAAGAACAGTTTCAGAGATGACAGCCCATCCCGGTGAAGTAAAGGAATGTGAGGAAGAGGGCATTAAATTTGAATTTTTGATGCAACCTATCAAAATAGAAAAGGAGAATAACAAGCTCAAGCTTATCTGTCAGGTTATGAAATTGGGTCCGGTTGATGAAACGGGTAGATCCAGACCCATTCCCATAAAAGGTAAAACAAAAGATTTCTATTTTGATAAGATAATATTAGCTGTAGGGGATAAACCTGATCTTGAGTTTGTGGGGGACCGTTTTGTAAATGAATTCCCCAAATTAAGTTGTCACGATATACCAGAAAGAGATAGAAACAAAATATTTATCTCTGGTGATGCTGCAATGGGTAGTTCCGAACTAGTGGGGATGGTTGTAAGGGCGGTTGGTTCTGCTCAGAGAACGGTTTTGGCTGTTAGGGAGTTTTTAGGGGAAGATGTAAAACATCTTCACGAAAAAAATATAGCTTTTTACAACGATCTAAATACAAAATATTTTCAAAAAAGATTTAGGTATGTAGAGGAAAAGTTATCAGCAAAAGAGCGGGTGAAAGGTTTTGATGAAATAATTTCTACTATGGATGAAGATACGGCAGTTTATTTTGCTTCGAGATGTTTTTATTGTGGTATCTGTGTACAGTGTGATTGGTGCTATTTTTATAGTGATGGTTCAATTGTTAAGTTGAGCAAACAATGGGATAAAGCTGTTGACGTTTATTTTTATAAGTTTGATGTTAAAAAACTGAGTGGCTCCACATTTAAAAGTGTGGAAGCCTGTCCAAGATCTGCATTGTCAGTGGTTTCTGAAGATTCAAACCTTAAAGATCTCATCGGTATCCAGTATGAAAAATTCGATAAGGAGTCTTTATGA
- a CDS encoding putative motility protein: protein MNIEQISNFKMSQYQYAYGINVAKKALDLQKQDGDNLLRLIQSVPKPVAQKNLIDLYA from the coding sequence ATGAATATTGAGCAGATCAGTAACTTTAAAATGTCTCAGTATCAGTATGCGTATGGAATAAATGTGGCAAAAAAGGCTCTTGACCTACAAAAGCAAGATGGTGACAATCTCTTGAGATTGATACAGTCTGTACCAAAACCTGTAGCTCAAAAAAATCTCATTGACCTTTACGCATAA
- the fliS gene encoding flagellar export chaperone FliS: MYHQAQKTYLKNEIEGATKGKLVLLLYDGAIKFVNMAIKGIEEKNIVAAHENIIKAENIIYELLSTLNMEAGEIAENLFKLYDFMIWQLVEANKTKDVEKLTPVLGILKTLRDAWKEVVTKEEQERNNVGQIQENIKLNVAG, translated from the coding sequence ATGTACCATCAAGCACAGAAAACATATCTCAAAAATGAAATAGAAGGTGCAACCAAAGGTAAGCTGGTATTACTCCTTTATGATGGTGCAATAAAATTTGTAAATATGGCGATAAAAGGGATTGAAGAAAAAAATATTGTTGCAGCTCATGAAAATATCATAAAGGCTGAGAATATAATATATGAGCTACTTAGCACCCTCAATATGGAAGCTGGAGAAATAGCTGAAAACCTTTTTAAGCTATACGATTTTATGATCTGGCAATTAGTGGAAGCTAATAAAACCAAAGATGTGGAAAAGTTAACTCCAGTATTAGGTATTTTGAAAACTTTGAGGGATGCATGGAAAGAGGTTGTGACAAAAGAAGAACAGGAAAGAAACAATGTAGGGCAAATTCAGGAAAACATAAAACTTAACGTGGCAGGTTAA
- the fliD gene encoding flagellar filament capping protein FliD, protein MDALRIGGAISGMDTNSIVEKLVNQARIPLDNLEAKYNLKNLEKNLYKEISDKLNTIRTDLFNLRLESTFKNKKIESSDPASVSATVTPNAKVGSYSVQVLQTAKNSYSYSQYTRAKLQLNNVGVSSISGKPTDFIEGVHNVKLYDNGTTFISEDSFKFNELSQLKKVTGGNIGVVDSLGNFTSSLSGTLQVTVDSTNFNINISINSGDDINKVTKQIENSLNQQLNAEYETSNIQYFSVRADYAGGNWKLAFYSTSAEQLNLAVTGGTLQTGLGLNTTSTSTVTEMKKYHVDSSYSSLLTKINNSTGGLIPGVTFNATSLTSGIMTIAQDSSLNVSAATYTTIYGAQVTSGTLNTSVVGLQNAGFSTVPSSSTNGTFTINGKKITISDYTQISVNSLIAQINSSGAGVVASYNATTKSFELRSTTTGNNTITLGDFSDTSNILSIMKLTVLSGAQTVPGKTAGNIDPSAKLTQSGMTASVTKGIFTINGISIYVDPAVDSLNDVINKINNSGAGVSISYEQTRDKIHIISNNSIQKIKFGSTSDTSNFLEALNLTDNTQIEQSIGYAGQNAIVEVNGVQYVRNKNQIDDIIEGVSLNLKSASNQPITLDVKVDTTKAVEYTAVLIKHYNELLERLNPPELSKDDKKYLEALSTEKKNKMSETEVKNYEEKWKKFNEYELIRKSAEFRNLKNSLRANLFSDLIGITGKYTNLSQIGLKIAGSGDLELLKKGYLVKDTTDIDAIKSELQSNYTFINAITNNPDDVFKLFAENSSSAQGWTRRYENVIKSYTAVDGIIYNKVKSYGTFDRQLLTIAKSMESTQRRVDNYFERLWQAFSNMESNIAKLQARGNALSSIISSITGGNK, encoded by the coding sequence ATGGACGCATTGAGGATTGGCGGCGCGATATCAGGGATGGATACAAACTCTATAGTTGAAAAACTTGTTAACCAGGCACGAATACCCCTTGATAATTTAGAAGCTAAATACAATCTTAAAAACCTTGAAAAAAACTTGTACAAAGAGATTTCAGATAAATTGAATACTATCAGAACTGACCTCTTTAATCTTAGATTAGAATCCACATTTAAAAATAAGAAAATAGAGTCTTCAGATCCAGCTTCTGTTTCAGCTACTGTTACACCCAATGCAAAAGTGGGTAGTTATTCTGTTCAAGTTTTACAAACAGCTAAAAATTCATATTCGTATAGCCAATACACAAGAGCAAAGTTACAACTGAACAATGTTGGTGTAAGTTCTATATCTGGTAAACCAACTGATTTTATAGAAGGAGTGCATAATGTAAAATTATACGACAATGGTACTACATTTATTTCTGAAGATAGTTTTAAATTCAATGAACTTAGTCAGCTTAAAAAGGTTACCGGTGGTAATATTGGTGTTGTTGATTCCTTAGGTAATTTTACTTCTTCATTATCTGGAACATTGCAGGTCACAGTAGATTCCACAAATTTTAATATAAATATTTCTATAAACAGCGGTGATGATATAAACAAGGTTACAAAGCAGATAGAAAACTCTTTAAATCAGCAGTTAAATGCTGAATATGAAACGTCAAATATACAATACTTTTCTGTTAGAGCTGATTATGCTGGCGGTAACTGGAAATTAGCATTCTACAGTACGTCAGCAGAACAATTGAATCTTGCAGTAACAGGTGGTACTTTGCAAACAGGTTTGGGTTTGAATACAACATCTACAAGTACGGTAACTGAAATGAAAAAATATCATGTAGATAGCTCCTATTCATCACTGTTGACAAAAATTAACAACTCAACAGGGGGGCTCATCCCGGGAGTAACTTTTAATGCTACATCTTTGACTTCAGGAATTATGACTATTGCTCAAGACTCAAGTTTGAATGTATCTGCTGCTACATATACAACCATATATGGAGCCCAAGTAACATCTGGTACTTTAAACACAAGTGTTGTTGGATTACAAAATGCGGGATTTTCCACTGTACCTTCCAGTTCCACAAATGGTACTTTTACAATAAATGGTAAGAAGATAACTATTTCAGACTATACCCAAATCTCTGTAAACTCTTTAATAGCTCAGATCAATTCCTCTGGTGCTGGAGTTGTTGCAAGTTACAATGCCACAACAAAAAGTTTTGAACTAAGGTCAACGACTACAGGTAATAACACTATCACCTTAGGAGACTTTTCTGATACGAGTAACATCCTTTCAATCATGAAATTAACGGTATTATCAGGTGCACAAACAGTTCCCGGAAAGACTGCGGGTAACATCGATCCATCTGCTAAACTTACTCAGTCTGGCATGACAGCATCCGTGACCAAAGGGATCTTTACAATAAATGGGATATCAATATACGTTGACCCAGCTGTGGATTCCCTGAACGATGTCATCAATAAGATAAATAATTCAGGAGCAGGTGTATCAATTAGTTATGAGCAGACAAGGGATAAAATCCATATTATCTCAAATAATAGTATCCAAAAAATTAAGTTTGGATCTACTTCTGATACAAGTAACTTTTTAGAAGCATTAAATCTTACCGATAATACCCAAATCGAGCAGTCTATAGGTTATGCTGGTCAGAACGCTATTGTGGAAGTAAATGGGGTTCAATATGTAAGAAACAAAAATCAGATTGACGATATAATAGAAGGTGTTTCTTTAAACCTGAAATCGGCTTCTAATCAACCAATAACTTTAGATGTAAAAGTGGATACCACAAAAGCTGTAGAATATACTGCTGTACTAATAAAGCACTACAATGAGTTACTTGAAAGGTTGAATCCACCAGAACTTTCAAAGGATGATAAAAAATATTTAGAAGCACTTTCTACTGAGAAGAAAAATAAAATGTCGGAAACGGAGGTGAAAAATTACGAGGAGAAATGGAAAAAATTTAACGAGTATGAATTAATAAGAAAAAGCGCCGAATTTAGAAATTTAAAAAACTCCCTGAGAGCCAACCTATTTTCAGATTTGATCGGAATAACCGGCAAATATACCAATCTCTCCCAGATTGGCCTAAAGATAGCAGGTAGTGGAGATTTAGAACTGCTTAAGAAAGGTTATTTAGTTAAGGATACTACAGATATCGATGCCATAAAATCAGAACTGCAGTCCAATTATACTTTTATCAATGCAATTACTAACAATCCCGATGATGTGTTTAAACTCTTTGCTGAAAATAGTTCATCTGCTCAAGGATGGACAAGAAGGTATGAAAATGTTATCAAGAGTTATACTGCTGTGGATGGTATAATCTATAACAAAGTTAAATCTTATGGTACTTTTGATAGACAGTTGCTTACTATAGCTAAGTCGATGGAAAGCACCCAGAGAAGAGTAGATAACTATTTTGAAAGACTTTGGCAGGCTTTTAGTAATATGGAATCTAATATAGCTAAACTACAGGCAAGAGGTAATGCCTTATCAAGCATTATATCTTCTATTACTGGTGGTAATAAATAA